One window of Paludibacter propionicigenes WB4 genomic DNA carries:
- a CDS encoding DUF2147 domain-containing protein, which produces MKKTFLLLAVAFAFSLSAFAQADKIVGKWKTIDDKDGSAKSIVYIFKATNGKYYGKIEKLFKDAEKLCTECEGSNKDQPIQGMQIINNMIEKDGKLTDGTILDPKTGKIYKCNITLDKSGEKLNVRGSLDKGGWIGRSQTWIRVK; this is translated from the coding sequence ATGAAGAAAACATTTTTATTACTTGCAGTAGCATTTGCATTTAGCTTATCCGCATTTGCTCAGGCCGACAAAATTGTAGGGAAATGGAAAACCATCGATGATAAAGATGGAAGTGCTAAATCAATAGTATACATTTTTAAAGCTACCAATGGCAAATACTATGGAAAAATAGAAAAACTGTTTAAAGACGCTGAAAAACTCTGTACCGAATGCGAAGGCAGTAACAAGGATCAACCAATACAAGGAATGCAGATAATCAACAACATGATAGAAAAAGATGGCAAACTGACCGATGGAACTATTCTGGATCCAAAAACAGGTAAAATATACAAATGCAATATTACCCTTGACAAATCAGGCGAGAAACTCAATGTACGGGGATCGCTGGACAAAGGAGGCTGGATAGGAAGGTCACAAACTTGGATTCGAGTGAAATAA
- a CDS encoding TetR/AcrR family transcriptional regulator: protein MSNTKKMLIEVARQLFAASGKKEVTMNDIAEASKKGRRTLYTYFNNKEDIYKAVIDKELDSILEKLTIVSAQNTEPDVKLTNHILAHLDAVKDVVNRNGSLRADFFHDIYEVERKRRKIDVLEIALIRSIIAEGIEKNIFNRMDPDLSSIIIFYSIKGLEVPYIRQNISSQFEKNKNSIVEFVFMGIRKKRS, encoded by the coding sequence ATGTCTAATACAAAAAAAATGCTCATCGAGGTTGCCCGACAACTTTTTGCTGCAAGCGGAAAAAAAGAGGTAACCATGAATGACATTGCGGAAGCTTCAAAAAAGGGAAGACGCACCTTGTATACCTATTTCAACAATAAAGAAGATATATATAAAGCGGTTATTGACAAAGAATTAGATTCAATATTAGAAAAGCTCACTATCGTTTCTGCACAAAATACAGAACCCGATGTAAAGCTTACAAATCACATATTGGCGCATCTTGATGCAGTAAAAGATGTGGTAAACAGAAACGGTTCGCTTCGAGCGGACTTTTTCCACGACATATACGAGGTTGAGCGCAAACGCCGAAAAATTGATGTTTTGGAAATTGCACTAATTCGTTCAATAATTGCCGAAGGTATTGAAAAAAATATTTTCAACAGAATGGATCCCGATTTATCATCGATCATAATATTCTATTCTATCAAAGGATTGGAAGTTCCATACATCCGCCAAAATATAAGCTCTCAATTTGAAAAAAACAAGAACAGCATAGTTGAGTTTGTATTTATGGGAATAAGAAAGAAGCGTTCCTGA
- a CDS encoding NUDIX hydrolase: MEKLRKQIRESFFNPILHFLPLILFLVADDFWGMDVAWKVSFPISLALLVYVYYVYSRIFNWHLIFTIFYLGVSFLATIAALLPESIISHEIIYELVLVAFLLAFLLFRKKIQKSIQKVVSGLIPMTNNFNELFRVSWIFFSVLLLYSSGFLVLQHLHSDAVSYQQMLQYVYISIVIFLVLYELLRVQIIRSKLFREEWWPIVNTQGKIVGSIQQMTSLNDEKKYMHPVVRVLFIDKSMVLLRKCDSDDADFPGLWDTTVSGHVQMDETIERCVEQIAVDKFSLENFKYMYLSNYTIECKREKQYAFLFVSCQQVEYDLSPTFSEQTKWWTQKQIEDNLTSGIFTDNFVTEFDLLQRSGLLETGKCHCNCRLKEAIYNQSSAFRRV; the protein is encoded by the coding sequence ATGGAAAAGCTGAGAAAGCAAATAAGAGAGTCGTTTTTTAATCCAATCCTTCATTTTTTACCACTGATCCTTTTTTTGGTTGCAGATGATTTTTGGGGCATGGATGTAGCCTGGAAGGTGTCGTTTCCTATTTCTCTGGCTCTTTTGGTTTATGTCTATTATGTTTATAGCCGGATTTTTAATTGGCATTTAATATTTACAATATTTTATTTGGGGGTAAGTTTTCTTGCCACGATAGCAGCTTTGTTGCCGGAATCTATCATTAGTCATGAAATTATTTATGAGCTAGTCTTAGTCGCCTTTCTTCTTGCGTTTCTTCTTTTCAGAAAGAAAATTCAGAAGTCAATCCAGAAGGTTGTTTCAGGGTTAATCCCCATGACTAATAATTTTAATGAGTTGTTTCGGGTTAGCTGGATATTCTTCTCGGTTCTTTTACTATACTCTTCCGGCTTTTTAGTCCTTCAACATTTGCATAGCGATGCTGTTTCTTACCAGCAAATGTTGCAGTATGTATATATCAGTATCGTAATCTTTCTGGTATTGTACGAGCTATTGAGAGTGCAAATAATACGCTCAAAATTATTCAGAGAAGAGTGGTGGCCGATAGTAAATACTCAAGGCAAGATAGTAGGTAGTATTCAGCAGATGACTAGCCTGAATGATGAGAAAAAATATATGCATCCCGTTGTTCGTGTTTTATTTATAGACAAAAGCATGGTTCTTTTGCGTAAATGCGATTCTGACGATGCTGATTTTCCAGGGTTATGGGATACTACAGTTTCTGGTCATGTGCAAATGGATGAGACTATTGAACGTTGTGTGGAACAGATTGCTGTTGATAAGTTTTCGTTAGAAAATTTTAAATACATGTACTTGTCCAACTATACGATAGAATGTAAAAGAGAGAAACAATATGCCTTTTTATTTGTAAGTTGTCAGCAGGTTGAGTATGATCTGAGTCCAACTTTCTCAGAACAAACAAAGTGGTGGACTCAAAAACAAATAGAGGATAATTTGACTTCCGGTATTTTTACTGATAATTTTGTAACGGAGTTTGATTTGTTGCAGCGAAGCGGTTTGCTTGAGACTGGTAAATGTCATTGTAATTGCAGATTAAAAGAGGCCATTTATAATCAGTCAAGTGCTTTTAGAAGAGTTTGA
- a CDS encoding riboflavin synthase, protein MFSGIIEEAAEVVALKKDQENLHITMSCSFTHELKIDQSVAHNGVCLTVVSKTDDTYTVTAIKETLERSNLGLLVPGSKVNLERSMIMNGRLDGHIVQGHVDQTATCTEVKEADGSWYFTFEYPFDKEMAKRGYMTVDKGSVTVNGVSLTVCNPTDNSFQVAIIPYTYEHTNFHQIKVGTVINLEFDIIGKYVSRMMAF, encoded by the coding sequence ATGTTTTCAGGAATAATAGAAGAAGCAGCTGAGGTTGTTGCATTAAAAAAAGATCAGGAGAACCTGCATATAACCATGTCGTGCTCGTTTACCCATGAGCTGAAAATTGATCAGAGTGTAGCTCATAATGGTGTGTGTCTGACAGTGGTATCTAAAACCGACGATACTTATACCGTCACAGCCATTAAAGAAACCCTCGAAAGATCGAATCTTGGTTTGCTTGTGCCCGGGAGTAAGGTTAACTTAGAGCGTAGCATGATAATGAATGGCAGGTTGGATGGACATATTGTTCAGGGGCATGTTGATCAGACGGCCACTTGTACTGAAGTCAAAGAAGCTGATGGAAGTTGGTATTTCACTTTCGAATATCCTTTTGATAAAGAAATGGCTAAGCGCGGATACATGACAGTGGATAAAGGTTCTGTGACTGTAAACGGTGTGAGTCTGACTGTTTGTAATCCTACCGATAACAGTTTTCAGGTTGCTATAATTCCTTATACTTACGAGCATACTAATTTTCATCAAATAAAAGTTGGTACAGTTATTAACCTTGAATTTGACATAATAGGTAAATATGTTAGCCGAATGATGGCATTTTAG
- a CDS encoding RelA/SpoT family protein yields the protein MTHKNNISFRKQYHKFLHSHAGIFSFEERNQIRIILREYFAMFPAEGVAPGKSIADKIQIVEVLLDEIGLGKAAVLSVLFHELVEKQHLSVADIESKFNTQVSSIINGMMRVEELYARNASLETENFRKLFLTFAEDVRVILIIIAEHLQIMRTLHLFPEDKRQNIAREASFLYAPLAHRMGLYAVKTELEDLSLKYTNREIYNEIAYKLSDTKRERDKFIADFIAPLKEKMSELGFQFTIKGRTKSINSIYSKIKKQNTSFENIYDLFAIRIIFDVPLDKEKAACWQAYSIVADMYQPNPKRLRDWLSIPKTNGYESLHTTVLGPEGKWVEVQIRTVRMDEVAEKGLAAHWKYKGIKSESGMDEWLTSIREILENPELNAVDFMDEFKLNLYDKEVFVFTPSGDLHKLPKGATALDFAFSIHSNIGCKCVGAKVNGKNMPIKYVLNNGDQVEVLTSPTQKPNPAWLNVVTTSRAKTKIRQALKEVEFKDAEIGRETLVRRFKNWKIELEDGKISRLAKKKGFKTVSDFYQEIARENLDVHVLRDAYLDLDKPTITEQPETRRADAFSKEPELVTASNKDDVLVIGADLKGVDFKLAKCCNPIYGDDVFGFVAVAGGIKIHKTDCPNAPQMIARFGYRIVKARWSGKSVGSQYPITLRIVGHDDIGIVTNITSLISKEKNISLRSISIDSNAGLFQGNLTIMVNDTKDLEAIVKKIQVVKGVKNVSRS from the coding sequence ATGACGCATAAAAACAACATATCGTTTCGAAAGCAATATCATAAATTTCTTCATTCGCATGCAGGCATTTTTAGTTTTGAAGAAAGAAATCAGATAAGAATCATTCTGCGTGAGTATTTCGCCATGTTTCCGGCAGAAGGGGTCGCACCCGGAAAATCTATCGCTGATAAAATTCAGATAGTAGAGGTTCTGTTGGATGAAATTGGCTTGGGAAAAGCAGCTGTACTGAGTGTTTTGTTTCACGAACTGGTAGAAAAGCAACATCTCAGCGTTGCTGATATTGAATCGAAATTCAATACGCAGGTTTCGTCTATTATTAATGGGATGATGCGTGTAGAGGAGCTTTATGCCCGAAATGCTTCGCTTGAAACGGAAAATTTCCGTAAACTGTTTCTCACATTTGCCGAAGATGTCAGGGTGATTTTAATTATCATAGCCGAGCATCTTCAGATTATGCGCACCCTGCATTTATTCCCCGAAGATAAGAGACAAAATATAGCCCGCGAAGCATCATTTCTGTATGCTCCTTTGGCTCACCGTATGGGGCTGTACGCCGTAAAGACTGAGTTGGAAGATTTGTCACTTAAATATACCAACCGGGAAATTTATAACGAAATAGCTTATAAACTGAGCGATACCAAACGCGAGCGTGATAAGTTTATTGCTGATTTTATTGCCCCTTTAAAAGAAAAAATGAGTGAATTGGGTTTTCAATTTACCATTAAAGGGCGTACAAAATCGATCAATTCCATTTATTCAAAGATAAAGAAGCAAAATACAAGTTTCGAAAATATATACGATTTATTCGCTATTCGCATTATATTCGATGTGCCGCTCGATAAAGAAAAAGCCGCATGTTGGCAGGCTTATTCTATCGTAGCTGACATGTATCAGCCTAATCCCAAGAGACTTCGTGACTGGTTGTCAATTCCCAAAACTAATGGTTACGAGAGTTTGCACACAACGGTGCTGGGACCGGAAGGTAAATGGGTGGAAGTGCAAATTCGTACCGTACGCATGGATGAAGTGGCTGAAAAAGGTTTGGCTGCGCATTGGAAATACAAGGGAATTAAAAGTGAGTCCGGCATGGACGAATGGTTGACCAGCATTCGCGAGATATTGGAAAATCCGGAGTTGAATGCAGTAGACTTTATGGATGAATTCAAGCTGAATTTGTACGACAAAGAGGTTTTTGTGTTTACTCCCAGCGGCGATCTGCATAAATTACCTAAAGGTGCTACGGCGCTGGATTTTGCCTTTTCGATTCATTCAAACATAGGATGCAAGTGTGTTGGCGCGAAAGTAAACGGCAAAAACATGCCCATAAAGTACGTGCTTAATAACGGCGATCAGGTGGAAGTTCTAACTTCTCCCACTCAAAAACCAAATCCGGCATGGCTGAACGTGGTAACTACATCGCGCGCCAAAACCAAGATTCGTCAGGCGCTGAAAGAGGTTGAATTTAAAGATGCTGAAATTGGACGCGAAACGTTGGTTCGCCGGTTCAAAAACTGGAAAATAGAACTCGAAGATGGTAAAATATCCCGATTGGCGAAGAAAAAGGGTTTCAAAACTGTAAGTGATTTTTATCAGGAAATAGCTCGTGAAAATCTGGACGTGCACGTATTGCGTGATGCCTATCTTGACCTCGATAAACCTACTATAACCGAACAACCGGAGACCCGCAGAGCAGATGCATTCTCGAAAGAGCCCGAGTTGGTTACGGCTTCCAATAAGGATGATGTATTGGTTATCGGTGCGGACTTAAAGGGTGTTGATTTCAAGTTGGCTAAATGCTGCAATCCGATTTATGGTGATGATGTTTTTGGATTTGTGGCTGTGGCTGGAGGTATAAAAATTCACAAAACGGATTGTCCCAATGCTCCGCAAATGATAGCTCGTTTCGGTTATCGTATTGTAAAGGCACGTTGGTCGGGTAAGTCGGTCGGTTCGCAGTATCCAATCACCCTGAGAATTGTGGGGCATGATGATATTGGAATTGTGACCAATATTACTTCGTTGATTTCTAAAGAGAAGAATATCTCTTTGCGCTCAATATCAATTGATTCTAATGCGGGGCTATTTCAGGGTAATCTGACAATTATGGTAAACGACACGAAAGATCTTGAAGCCATTGTGAAGAAAATTCAGGTGGTGAAAGGGGTTAAGAATGTATCAAGGTCATAG
- a CDS encoding DUF3822 family protein produces MELHTDSTTSHQYSLSIRITLDGFSLSIADGADSLISSKTIPTIWNSLSVDEITQLVKRETQLNYRNIRLIYESDFYTFVPAPIFRSNEAEQHLNFQEQKTLKNDIVLYNYLPVWDTVSIFAIPKTIQVALSQLFPNTIIEHHTSYFLSAKVKTQHENAIFIWTRQKKMDVITFKNGKLYLLNSYSYQTAEDFTYHTLNIIDKLSIDTDKCKVYLFNAEKKQELKNTLEKYLDVNGQ; encoded by the coding sequence ATGGAACTACACACCGATTCAACAACCAGCCATCAATATAGTTTGTCCATTCGAATTACTTTGGATGGATTTTCTTTGTCAATTGCTGACGGTGCGGATTCGCTGATTTCGTCCAAAACGATACCTACCATCTGGAACTCATTATCTGTAGACGAGATTACACAGCTGGTAAAAAGAGAAACACAGTTAAACTACCGAAACATACGACTCATTTACGAATCTGATTTTTACACATTTGTACCGGCTCCAATATTTCGTTCCAATGAAGCTGAACAACATTTGAATTTTCAGGAACAAAAGACCCTGAAAAATGACATAGTTTTGTACAACTACCTGCCGGTATGGGACACGGTAAGTATCTTTGCAATACCAAAAACTATTCAGGTTGCACTGAGCCAGCTATTTCCGAACACGATTATTGAGCATCACACCAGCTATTTTTTATCCGCCAAAGTGAAAACACAGCACGAAAATGCAATATTCATCTGGACGCGTCAGAAGAAAATGGATGTAATAACCTTTAAAAACGGAAAACTATATCTGCTGAACAGCTACAGTTACCAAACTGCCGAAGATTTCACTTATCACACACTCAACATTATTGATAAGCTGTCTATTGATACCGATAAGTGCAAAGTATATCTGTTCAATGCCGAAAAGAAGCAGGAATTAAAGAATACCTTAGAAAAATACCTGGATGTAAACGGCCAATAA
- the rsmD gene encoding 16S rRNA (guanine(966)-N(2))-methyltransferase RsmD: protein MRIISGKYKGRRISAPSNITARPTTDFAKEGLFNLLNNRMDFEGIDVLDLFAGTGGISIEFVSRDCKSVISIEQNDRHCAFIRKVCAELKIDNLSLLKTDVFKFINSCHTQFDMIFADPPYELNRIEEIPDLIFSHNLLKEDGLFVLEHSAKTIFTNHPNFVDHRNYGNVNFSFFEVKK from the coding sequence ATGCGAATAATAAGCGGGAAATATAAGGGACGAAGAATAAGTGCGCCAAGCAATATAACTGCGCGCCCTACAACTGATTTTGCTAAGGAAGGACTATTCAATCTGCTGAACAACAGAATGGATTTCGAAGGAATTGATGTCCTCGATTTATTTGCCGGTACGGGTGGTATCAGTATCGAGTTTGTATCGCGCGACTGCAAAAGCGTTATCAGCATCGAGCAAAACGACCGCCATTGTGCCTTTATCCGTAAAGTGTGTGCCGAACTTAAGATAGACAACCTATCGTTATTAAAGACCGATGTTTTTAAATTCATCAACAGTTGTCACACTCAGTTCGATATGATTTTTGCCGATCCGCCTTATGAACTGAACAGAATTGAAGAAATACCCGATTTGATTTTCAGTCATAATCTATTAAAGGAAGATGGACTTTTTGTTTTAGAACATTCGGCTAAAACCATATTCACGAACCATCCGAATTTCGTCGATCACAGAAACTACGGAAACGTCAATTTCAGCTTTTTCGAGGTCAAAAAATAA
- a CDS encoding alpha amylase C-terminal domain-containing protein gives MEELAILKSDSLLAPYANAINGRYEYFESIEKKLVPEGQTLSNFATGYLYFGLHRLSDGWVFREWAPNASAIFLIGDFNNWQRHPDYQLKRIQNGNWEIRLPDYAIAHTQLYKLLVEWEGGSGERIPAWARRVVQDDTTKIFSAQVWSPFQPYVFKNTKFKPTTDPLLIYECHIGMSSSQEKVSTYEEFRTTVLPRIHRDGYNCIQIMAIQEHPYYGSFGYHVSSFFAASSRFGTPDELKHLIDDAHGLGISVIMDIVHSHAVRNEVEGLGRFDGTPYQYFHGGSRREHPAWDSLCFDYAKPSVLHFLLSNCKFWLEEYKFDGFRFDGVTSMLYRSHGLGEDFSGYESYYNMNQDGDAICYLTLANKLIHQVNPYAITVAEEVSGMPGLATRVEDGGIGFDYRMAMGIPDFWIKQIKEIKDEDWKVGNILWELTNRRVEEKTINYAESHDQALVGDKTIIFRLIDSEMYWHMQRGDSTLVVDRGVALHKMIRLITATTINGGYLNFMGNEFGHPEWIDFPREGNGWSYKYARRQWELVDNEKYLYNALGEFDRSMIELINSVPEFNKTAIQQLWDKEGDQVLAFQREDMVFVFNFNGLKSFTDYGILADQGSYEIVLNTDNSVFGGFDLIDESVVHVTTPYPRDPSGREWLKLYIPARTAFVLKKKAD, from the coding sequence ATGGAAGAACTTGCAATATTAAAATCCGACTCACTATTGGCTCCTTATGCCAATGCCATAAACGGGCGATATGAGTATTTCGAAAGCATTGAAAAAAAACTGGTGCCCGAAGGGCAAACCCTGTCTAATTTTGCTACCGGTTATTTATATTTCGGGCTGCACCGGCTTTCTGATGGCTGGGTGTTTCGGGAGTGGGCACCCAATGCTTCGGCAATATTCCTGATAGGCGATTTTAATAACTGGCAACGACATCCCGACTATCAGTTAAAGAGAATCCAAAACGGCAACTGGGAAATTCGCTTGCCCGATTATGCCATTGCACATACTCAGTTATACAAACTGCTCGTGGAGTGGGAGGGCGGAAGCGGCGAACGTATTCCGGCATGGGCGCGCAGAGTAGTGCAAGACGATACTACTAAAATTTTCAGTGCGCAGGTTTGGAGTCCGTTTCAGCCTTACGTATTCAAAAATACCAAATTCAAACCGACTACCGACCCGTTGTTGATCTATGAATGCCATATTGGCATGTCGAGTTCGCAGGAGAAGGTTTCTACTTACGAAGAATTTCGCACCACAGTTTTGCCCCGCATTCATCGCGACGGGTACAATTGTATTCAGATAATGGCCATTCAGGAGCATCCGTATTACGGGTCTTTTGGCTACCATGTGTCCAGTTTTTTTGCTGCTTCGTCGCGTTTCGGGACACCCGATGAGCTGAAACATTTAATTGATGATGCGCACGGACTGGGCATTTCGGTTATTATGGATATTGTGCATTCGCACGCCGTAAGGAATGAAGTTGAGGGACTGGGTCGTTTCGACGGAACTCCTTATCAGTATTTTCATGGCGGTTCGCGCCGCGAGCATCCGGCGTGGGATTCGCTCTGCTTCGATTATGCCAAGCCGTCGGTACTTCACTTTTTATTATCAAACTGTAAGTTCTGGCTGGAGGAATATAAATTTGACGGTTTCCGCTTTGATGGGGTTACTTCTATGCTTTATCGTAGTCACGGACTGGGCGAGGATTTTTCAGGGTACGAATCATACTATAACATGAACCAGGATGGTGATGCCATTTGTTACCTTACGCTGGCTAACAAATTGATTCATCAGGTAAATCCTTATGCTATAACGGTGGCTGAAGAGGTCAGCGGTATGCCTGGTTTGGCTACCAGGGTAGAAGATGGTGGTATTGGTTTCGATTATCGAATGGCCATGGGAATCCCGGATTTCTGGATTAAACAGATAAAGGAGATAAAAGATGAAGACTGGAAAGTGGGCAATATCTTGTGGGAATTGACCAACCGTAGAGTTGAAGAAAAAACCATTAATTATGCCGAAAGCCACGATCAGGCTTTGGTAGGCGATAAAACTATTATTTTCCGTCTGATTGATTCGGAAATGTACTGGCACATGCAGCGCGGCGACAGTACGCTGGTGGTAGACAGAGGGGTAGCTCTGCATAAAATGATCAGGCTTATTACCGCCACCACCATCAACGGAGGTTACCTGAACTTTATGGGAAATGAATTCGGACATCCCGAATGGATAGATTTTCCGCGCGAAGGTAACGGCTGGTCATACAAATATGCCCGTCGCCAGTGGGAACTGGTAGATAACGAAAAATATCTTTATAATGCGTTGGGCGAGTTTGACCGCTCCATGATTGAACTGATAAACTCGGTTCCGGAGTTTAATAAAACCGCCATTCAGCAACTTTGGGATAAAGAAGGAGATCAGGTGCTGGCTTTTCAGCGTGAAGATATGGTATTTGTGTTTAATTTCAATGGATTGAAATCGTTTACAGATTATGGAATCCTGGCCGATCAGGGTAGTTATGAGATAGTACTCAATACCGACAATTCTGTTTTTGGTGGATTTGATTTAATCGATGAATCTGTAGTGCATGTTACTACGCCTTACCCACGTGATCCTTCAGGACGAGAATGGTTGAAGCTATATATTCCAGCACGTACAGCATTTGTGCTCAAGAAAAAGGCTGATTGA
- a CDS encoding YhcH/YjgK/YiaL family protein, whose translation MILDSLENSGLYESVHPRLKKAFEYLRSTDLAALPIGKIELEGQNLVVNVVEMTGKTVDMAKVETHNRYIDIQIPIDAAETMGWIAANQLKEVSTAYNAEKDITFFADKASNLILVQPYEFVVFFPTDGHQPGIGSGNYKKVIVKILA comes from the coding sequence ATGATTTTAGATTCTCTTGAAAATTCAGGACTGTATGAGTCAGTCCACCCGCGTTTAAAGAAAGCTTTTGAGTATTTACGCAGCACAGATTTAGCTGCTCTTCCGATAGGAAAAATCGAATTGGAAGGTCAGAATCTGGTGGTAAATGTAGTGGAGATGACCGGAAAAACCGTTGATATGGCAAAGGTTGAAACTCATAATCGATACATTGACATACAAATTCCAATTGATGCAGCCGAAACGATGGGTTGGATTGCAGCCAATCAACTGAAAGAAGTTTCAACAGCATATAATGCTGAGAAAGATATTACTTTTTTCGCCGATAAAGCATCGAATCTGATACTGGTTCAACCATACGAGTTTGTGGTGTTTTTCCCTACCGATGGGCATCAACCCGGTATCGGAAGCGGAAACTATAAGAAAGTAATAGTAAAGATTCTAGCCTGA
- a CDS encoding DUF2461 domain-containing protein produces MNIENILRFLTELSQNNNREWFAENKKWYDQTRADFEQLSKNLIVEISRFDEEIKHVEVKDCVFRIYRDTRFSHDKTPYKTHFGVYIATAGGRKSQRGGYYLHLDPAGCFVAVGVWCPQPDVLKALRQSVYDNIEELNEIRHSKEFSKYFNSFFEEDKLKTVPRGFPKDFPDAELLKLKHYLVEYKLDESMLSAADFIPRLGEILKCAYPLNQFLNYTVDEVNP; encoded by the coding sequence ATGAATATTGAAAATATCCTTCGATTCTTGACGGAACTCAGCCAGAACAATAACCGCGAATGGTTTGCCGAGAATAAAAAATGGTATGATCAGACCCGTGCTGACTTTGAACAACTAAGCAAAAACCTGATTGTAGAAATCTCCCGGTTTGACGAAGAGATAAAACATGTGGAAGTAAAAGACTGTGTGTTCAGAATTTACCGCGACACCCGTTTTTCGCACGATAAGACGCCGTATAAAACGCACTTCGGTGTGTATATTGCTACTGCCGGCGGACGAAAAAGTCAGCGGGGCGGATACTATCTGCATCTGGATCCTGCAGGCTGTTTTGTGGCGGTGGGAGTTTGGTGCCCACAACCTGATGTACTGAAAGCCTTGCGCCAGAGTGTATACGATAATATTGAAGAACTGAATGAAATACGCCACAGTAAGGAGTTTTCTAAGTACTTCAATTCTTTTTTTGAAGAGGATAAGCTTAAAACCGTTCCTCGCGGATTTCCGAAAGATTTTCCGGATGCCGAACTGCTCAAACTGAAACATTACCTGGTAGAGTATAAGCTCGATGAAAGTATGCTGAGCGCAGCTGATTTTATTCCGCGTCTGGGTGAAATACTGAAATGTGCTTACCCGCTCAATCAGTTTTTGAATTACACGGTGGATGAAGTAAATCCTTGA
- a CDS encoding phenylalanine--tRNA ligase subunit alpha: MKNRIKQLLEEINQLAAGNQEELEALRIKYLSKKGEISTLFNDFRNVANEEKRDVGQLLNELKNSAQDKINELKDAFGATTNTENKPDLTRSADPVKLGTRHPLSLVKHEIVDIFSRIGFTVAEGPEIEDDWHVFGALNFPPEHPARDMQDTFFIEQNPDVLLRTHTSSVQSHVMATQKPPIRMLFPGRVYRNEAISYRAHCFFHQVEGLYIDKDVSFADLKQALMYFAKEMFGENTEIRLRPSYFPFTEPSAEMDISCNICGGKGCPFCKHTGWVEILGCGMVDPNVLENCGIDSKVYSGYAFGMGVERITNLKYQVKDLRMFSENDVRFLQQFESAY; encoded by the coding sequence ATGAAGAATCGGATTAAACAATTACTGGAGGAAATAAACCAGTTGGCTGCTGGCAACCAGGAAGAACTGGAAGCACTTCGTATAAAATACCTGAGCAAAAAGGGTGAAATATCTACACTTTTCAACGATTTCAGAAATGTAGCTAACGAAGAAAAACGCGATGTAGGTCAATTGTTGAACGAACTGAAAAACTCCGCTCAAGATAAAATAAACGAACTGAAAGATGCTTTCGGTGCTACTACCAATACAGAAAATAAACCGGATTTAACCCGCAGTGCCGACCCTGTAAAACTGGGAACCCGTCATCCACTGTCGTTGGTGAAACACGAAATTGTGGATATTTTTTCACGCATTGGTTTTACCGTGGCCGAGGGTCCCGAAATTGAGGACGACTGGCATGTGTTTGGTGCACTGAACTTTCCGCCCGAACATCCGGCGCGCGACATGCAAGACACATTCTTTATTGAACAAAACCCCGATGTATTGCTTCGTACGCACACCTCATCCGTACAGTCGCACGTGATGGCAACCCAAAAACCGCCTATCCGTATGCTGTTTCCGGGACGTGTTTACCGCAACGAAGCCATCTCTTACCGCGCACACTGCTTCTTCCATCAGGTAGAAGGCTTGTATATCGACAAGGATGTATCGTTTGCCGATCTGAAACAAGCGCTGATGTATTTTGCCAAAGAAATGTTCGGCGAAAATACCGAAATCCGCTTGCGTCCGTCGTATTTCCCATTCACCGAGCCAAGTGCCGAAATGGATATCTCTTGTAATATCTGCGGTGGCAAAGGCTGTCCGTTCTGCAAACACACCGGTTGGGTAGAAATTCTGGGCTGTGGCATGGTTGACCCCAATGTGTTGGAAAACTGCGGTATCGACTCCAAAGTATATTCTGGCTATGCCTTCGGTATGGGCGTGGAGCGCATCACCAACCTGAAATATCAGGTAAAAGACCTCCGCATGTTCTCCGAAAACGATGTGCGATTCCTGCAGCAGTTTGAATCGGCTTATTAA